In one window of Hevea brasiliensis isolate MT/VB/25A 57/8 chromosome 10, ASM3005281v1, whole genome shotgun sequence DNA:
- the LOC110646312 gene encoding nicotinate phosphoribosyltransferase 2: protein MEVKANGPNDESGRIPDGPTKGRIPDGPTNPMVTPLLTDLYQFTMAYAYWKAGKHQERAVFDLYFRKNPFGGEYTVFAGLEECIRFIANFKFTEDEISFIRETLPGSCEDGFCDYLRGLDCSEVELYAVPEGSVVFPKVPLLRIEGPIAVVQLLETPLLNLVNYASLVATNAARHRFVAGKTKMLLEFGLRRAQGPDGGIGASKYCYIGGFDATSNVAAGRFFGIPLRGTHSHAFVSSYMSLDEIVEKSLQSSDGSSSCEDFVSLVQTWLDKIKWSNSLRGVFVETNQSELAAFTSYALAFPNNLLALVDTYDVIRSGIPNFCAVALALSDLGYKAVGIRLDSGDLAYLSCEARKFFCAIEKEFGVPGFGKTSITASNDLNEETLDALNKQGHEVDAFGIGTYLVTCFTQAALGCVFKLVEINNQPRIKLSEDVSKVSIPCKKGCFRLYGKEGYPLVDIMTGENEPSPKVGERILCRHPFNESKRAYVVPQKVEELLKCYWPGISGKAREDLPPLKEIRERCIKQLEQMRPDHMRRLNPTPYKVSVSAKLYDFIHFLWLNEAPVGELQ, encoded by the exons ATGGAGGTGAAAGCCAATGGTCCGAATGATGAATCGGGTCGGATACCGGACGGCCCGACGAAGGGTCGGATACCGGACGGCCCGACGAACCCCATGGTCACGCCTCTTTTAACGGATCTCTATCAGTTCACCATGGCTTATGCTTACTGGAAAGCCGGCAAGCATCAAGAGCGAGCTGT GTTTGATTTATATTTTCGGAAGAATCCATTTGGTGGTGAGTATACAGTCTTTGCTGGATTAGAAGAATGCATAAGGTTCATTGCTAATTTCAAATTCACCGAGGATGAGATCTCTTTCATCCGTGAAACTTTGCCTGGTTCTTGTGAG GATGGCTTCTGTGATTATCTTAGAGGACTTGACTGCTCTGAAGTTGAATTGTATGCTGTTCCAGAGGGATCAGTTGTCTTCCCAAAGGTTCCCCTGCTACGAATTGAAGGGCCAATTGCT GTGGTTCAATTGCTGGAAACTCCGTTACTGAATCTTGTTAATTATGCATCACTGGTGGCAACAAATGCAGCAAGGCATCGATTTGTTGCTGGAAAAACAAAAATGCTGCTAGAATTTGGTCTTCGACGGGCTCAG GGACCCGATGGTGGAATAGGAGCATCAAAGTACTGCTACATTGGAGGATTTGATGCAACAAG CAATGTTGCAGCTGGGAGGTTCTTTGGGATACCTCTTCGTGGAACACATTCCCATGCTTTTGTTAGTTCATACATG AGCCTTGATGAGATTGTGGAAAAGTCACTCCAGAGCTCTGATGGCTCAAGCAGCTGTGAGGATTTTGTCAGTTTGGTTCAGACATGGTTGGACAAAATTAAG TGGTCAAATTCATTACGTGGCGTTTTTGTTGAGACCAATCAAAGCGAGCTTGcagctttcacctcatatgcgCTGGCATTCCCAAATAATCTCCTAGCTCTTGTAGACACATATGAT GTTATAAGGAGTGGAATCCCCAACTTTTGTGCTGTTGCTCTAGCGCTCAGTGATCTGGG CTACAAAGCGGTGGGCATTAGGCTGGACTCTGGTGACCTAGCATATTTGTCATGTGAGGCCCGAAAATTCTTTTGTGCCATTGAGAAGGAATTTGGAGTGCCCGGTTTTGGAAAGACTAGCATCACTGCTAGTAATGATCTCAATGAGGAAACTTTAGATGCTTTAAACAAGCAG ggTCATGAAGTGGATGCATTTGGAATAGGCACCTATCTTGTCACTTGTTTTACTCAAGCTGCTTTGGGCTGTGTCTTCAAGCTTGTTGAGATAAACAATCAACCTCGCATCAAACTTTCTGAAGATGTTTCTAAG GTTTCTATACCATGTAAAAAAGGGTGTTTCAGATTGTATGGCAAGGAAGGCTACCCCCTGGTGGACATAATGACTGGGGAAAATGAACCGTCTCCAAAG GTGGGAGAACGGATATTGTGTCGTCATCCTTTTAATGAATCCAAGAGAGCATATGTGGTTCCACAGAAGGTTGAGGAGCTTCTAAAGTGTTATTGGCCTGGGATCTCAG GTAAAGCTAGAGAAGATTTGCCTCCTCTCAAGGAAATTAGAGAGCGTTGCATCAAGCAGCTCGAGCAAATGCGTCCTGATCATATGAGAAGGCTGAACCCAACACCTTACAAG GTGAGCGTAAGCGCAAAATTGTATGATTTCATTCATTTTCTATGGCTCAATGAGGCGCCTGTTGGGGAGTTGCAATAG